In one Phaenicophaeus curvirostris isolate KB17595 chromosome 19, BPBGC_Pcur_1.0, whole genome shotgun sequence genomic region, the following are encoded:
- the ZNF207 gene encoding BUB3-interacting and GLEBS motif-containing protein ZNF207 isoform X3 — MGRKKKKQLKPWCWYCNRDFDDEKILIQHQKAKHFKCHICHKKLYTGPGLAIHCMQVHKETIDAVPNAIPGRTDIELEIYGMEGIPEKDMEERRRLLEQKTQAESQKKKQQDDSDEYEDDESAASTSFQPQQVQPQQGYIPPMAQPGLPPVPGAPGMPPGIPPLMAGVPPMMPGMPPVMPGMPPGMMPMGGMMPPGPGIPPLMPGMPPGMPPPVGPRPGMPPMTQAQPVTAPGILNRPPAPAAAAPTPQPPVTKPLFPSAGQMGTPVTSSSTASSNSESLSASSNALFPSTAQAAAAVPGPVGTDFKPLNSTPATTTEPPKPTFPAYTQSTASTTSTTNSTAAKPATSITSKPATLTTTSATSKLIHPDEDISLEERRAQLPKYQRNLPRPGQAALGNPPVGPIGGMMPPQPGIPPQQQGMRPPMPPHGQYGAHHQGMPGYLPGAMPPYGQGPPMVPPYQSGPPRPPMGMRPPVMSQGGRY; from the exons ATGGGCCGtaagaagaagaagcagctgaagccTTGGTGCTG GTATTGTAACAGGGATTTTGATGATGAAAAAATCCTTATACAgcatcaaaaagcaaagcactttAAATGCCACATATGTCATAAGAAACTGTATACAGGACCTGGTTTGGCGATACATTGCATGCAG gTACATAAAGAAACAATAGATGCTGTTCCAAATGCTATTCCTGGAAGAACAGACATTGAACTGGAAATCTATGGCATGGAGGGCATTCCAGAAAAAGATATGGAGGAACGGAGGAGGTTACTTGAACAAAAAACTCAGG CAGAGagccagaaaaagaaacaacaggaTGATTCTGATGAGTATGAAGATgatgaatctgcagcttcaacTTCATTTCAACCCCAACAAGTTCAGCCACAGCAGGGGTACATCCCCCCAATGGCGCAGCCAGGTTTGCCCCCTGTGCCAGGAGCACCAGGGATGCCTCCAG GTATCCCGCCATTAATGGCAGGTGTTCCACCTATGATGCCTGGAATGCCTCCAGTTATGCCTGGAATGCCACCTGG GATGATGCCAATGGGTGGAATGATGCCTCCTGGACCAGGAATACCACCACTTATGCCTGGTATGCCTCCAG GTATGCCACCGCCTGTTGGGCCCCGTCCTGGGATGCCTCCAATGACACAAGCGCAGCCTGTTACAGCACCAGGCATTCTGAACAGGCCTccggctcctgctgctgcagcacctaCTCCCCAGCCTCCAGTTACTAAACCACTCTTCCCGAGTGCGGGGCAG ATGGGGACACCTGTCACAAGCTCAAGTACAGCTTCCTCCAATTCAGAAAGTCTGTCAGCATCTTCTAACGCTCTGTTTCCTAGCACAGCACAA gctgcagcagctgttCCAGGTCCGGTTGGTACTGATTTCAAACCTCTTAATTCTACACCTGCAACAACAacagaacccccaaaaccaacatTCCCTGCTTACACACAGTCAACAGCTTCAACCACTAGCACAACAAACAGTACTGCAGCTAAACCAGCTACTTCTATAACAAGTAAGCCTGCTACCCTCACAACCACCAGTGCAACCAGTAAGTTGATCCATCCAGATGAGGATATATCACTG GAAgagagaagggcacagttgcCTAAATATCAGCGTAATCTTCCTCGACCGGGACAAGCTGCCTTGGGTAATCCACCAGTTGGACCAATTGGAGGTATGATGCCACCACAGCCAGGAATTCCTCCACAACAACAAGGAATGAGACCTCCCATGCCGCCTCATG GTCAGTACGGTGCTCATCACCAGGGCATGCCAGGATATCTTCCTGGAGCAATGCCTCCATACGGTCAGGGACCTCCAATGGTGCCCCCTTACCAGAGCGGACCTCCTCGTCCTCCGATGGGAATGAGACCTCCTGTCATGTCGCAAGGTGGCCGCTACTGA
- the ZNF207 gene encoding BUB3-interacting and GLEBS motif-containing protein ZNF207 isoform X5, protein MGRKKKKQLKPWCWYCNRDFDDEKILIQHQKAKHFKCHICHKKLYTGPGLAIHCMQVHKETIDAVPNAIPGRTDIELEIYGMEGIPEKDMEERRRLLEQKTQAESQKKKQQDDSDEYEDDESAASTSFQPQQVQPQQGYIPPMAQPGLPPVPGAPGMPPGIPPLMAGVPPMMPGMPPVMPGMPPGLHQQRKYMQSFCGGNMMMPMGGMMPPGPGIPPLMPGMPPGMPPPVGPRPGMPPMTQAQPVTAPGILNRPPAPAAAAPTPQPPVTKPLFPSAGQAAAAVPGPVGTDFKPLNSTPATTTEPPKPTFPAYTQSTASTTSTTNSTAAKPATSITSKPATLTTTSATSKLIHPDEDISLEERRAQLPKYQRNLPRPGQAALGNPPVGPIGGMMPPQPGIPPQQQGMRPPMPPHGQYGAHHQGMPGYLPGAMPPYGQGPPMVPPYQSGPPRPPMGMRPPVMSQGGRY, encoded by the exons ATGGGCCGtaagaagaagaagcagctgaagccTTGGTGCTG GTATTGTAACAGGGATTTTGATGATGAAAAAATCCTTATACAgcatcaaaaagcaaagcactttAAATGCCACATATGTCATAAGAAACTGTATACAGGACCTGGTTTGGCGATACATTGCATGCAG gTACATAAAGAAACAATAGATGCTGTTCCAAATGCTATTCCTGGAAGAACAGACATTGAACTGGAAATCTATGGCATGGAGGGCATTCCAGAAAAAGATATGGAGGAACGGAGGAGGTTACTTGAACAAAAAACTCAGG CAGAGagccagaaaaagaaacaacaggaTGATTCTGATGAGTATGAAGATgatgaatctgcagcttcaacTTCATTTCAACCCCAACAAGTTCAGCCACAGCAGGGGTACATCCCCCCAATGGCGCAGCCAGGTTTGCCCCCTGTGCCAGGAGCACCAGGGATGCCTCCAG GTATCCCGCCATTAATGGCAGGTGTTCCACCTATGATGCCTGGAATGCCTCCAGTTATGCCTGGAATGCCACCTGG ATTACATCAGCAGAGAAAATACATGCAGTCATTTTGTGGTGGAAACAT GATGATGCCAATGGGTGGAATGATGCCTCCTGGACCAGGAATACCACCACTTATGCCTGGTATGCCTCCAG GTATGCCACCGCCTGTTGGGCCCCGTCCTGGGATGCCTCCAATGACACAAGCGCAGCCTGTTACAGCACCAGGCATTCTGAACAGGCCTccggctcctgctgctgcagcacctaCTCCCCAGCCTCCAGTTACTAAACCACTCTTCCCGAGTGCGGGGCAG gctgcagcagctgttCCAGGTCCGGTTGGTACTGATTTCAAACCTCTTAATTCTACACCTGCAACAACAacagaacccccaaaaccaacatTCCCTGCTTACACACAGTCAACAGCTTCAACCACTAGCACAACAAACAGTACTGCAGCTAAACCAGCTACTTCTATAACAAGTAAGCCTGCTACCCTCACAACCACCAGTGCAACCAGTAAGTTGATCCATCCAGATGAGGATATATCACTG GAAgagagaagggcacagttgcCTAAATATCAGCGTAATCTTCCTCGACCGGGACAAGCTGCCTTGGGTAATCCACCAGTTGGACCAATTGGAGGTATGATGCCACCACAGCCAGGAATTCCTCCACAACAACAAGGAATGAGACCTCCCATGCCGCCTCATG GTCAGTACGGTGCTCATCACCAGGGCATGCCAGGATATCTTCCTGGAGCAATGCCTCCATACGGTCAGGGACCTCCAATGGTGCCCCCTTACCAGAGCGGACCTCCTCGTCCTCCGATGGGAATGAGACCTCCTGTCATGTCGCAAGGTGGCCGCTACTGA
- the ZNF207 gene encoding BUB3-interacting and GLEBS motif-containing protein ZNF207 isoform X2: MGRKKKKQLKPWCWYCNRDFDDEKILIQHQKAKHFKCHICHKKLYTGPGLAIHCMQVHKETIDAVPNAIPGRTDIELEIYGMEGIPEKDMEERRRLLEQKTQESQKKKQQDDSDEYEDDESAASTSFQPQQVQPQQGYIPPMAQPGLPPVPGAPGMPPGIPPLMAGVPPMMPGMPPVMPGMPPGLHQQRKYMQSFCGGNMMMPMGGMMPPGPGIPPLMPGMPPGMPPPVGPRPGMPPMTQAQPVTAPGILNRPPAPAAAAPTPQPPVTKPLFPSAGQMGTPVTSSSTASSNSESLSASSNALFPSTAQAAAAVPGPVGTDFKPLNSTPATTTEPPKPTFPAYTQSTASTTSTTNSTAAKPATSITSKPATLTTTSATSKLIHPDEDISLEERRAQLPKYQRNLPRPGQAALGNPPVGPIGGMMPPQPGIPPQQQGMRPPMPPHGQYGAHHQGMPGYLPGAMPPYGQGPPMVPPYQSGPPRPPMGMRPPVMSQGGRY, translated from the exons ATGGGCCGtaagaagaagaagcagctgaagccTTGGTGCTG GTATTGTAACAGGGATTTTGATGATGAAAAAATCCTTATACAgcatcaaaaagcaaagcactttAAATGCCACATATGTCATAAGAAACTGTATACAGGACCTGGTTTGGCGATACATTGCATGCAG gTACATAAAGAAACAATAGATGCTGTTCCAAATGCTATTCCTGGAAGAACAGACATTGAACTGGAAATCTATGGCATGGAGGGCATTCCAGAAAAAGATATGGAGGAACGGAGGAGGTTACTTGAACAAAAAACTCAGG AGagccagaaaaagaaacaacaggaTGATTCTGATGAGTATGAAGATgatgaatctgcagcttcaacTTCATTTCAACCCCAACAAGTTCAGCCACAGCAGGGGTACATCCCCCCAATGGCGCAGCCAGGTTTGCCCCCTGTGCCAGGAGCACCAGGGATGCCTCCAG GTATCCCGCCATTAATGGCAGGTGTTCCACCTATGATGCCTGGAATGCCTCCAGTTATGCCTGGAATGCCACCTGG ATTACATCAGCAGAGAAAATACATGCAGTCATTTTGTGGTGGAAACAT GATGATGCCAATGGGTGGAATGATGCCTCCTGGACCAGGAATACCACCACTTATGCCTGGTATGCCTCCAG GTATGCCACCGCCTGTTGGGCCCCGTCCTGGGATGCCTCCAATGACACAAGCGCAGCCTGTTACAGCACCAGGCATTCTGAACAGGCCTccggctcctgctgctgcagcacctaCTCCCCAGCCTCCAGTTACTAAACCACTCTTCCCGAGTGCGGGGCAG ATGGGGACACCTGTCACAAGCTCAAGTACAGCTTCCTCCAATTCAGAAAGTCTGTCAGCATCTTCTAACGCTCTGTTTCCTAGCACAGCACAA gctgcagcagctgttCCAGGTCCGGTTGGTACTGATTTCAAACCTCTTAATTCTACACCTGCAACAACAacagaacccccaaaaccaacatTCCCTGCTTACACACAGTCAACAGCTTCAACCACTAGCACAACAAACAGTACTGCAGCTAAACCAGCTACTTCTATAACAAGTAAGCCTGCTACCCTCACAACCACCAGTGCAACCAGTAAGTTGATCCATCCAGATGAGGATATATCACTG GAAgagagaagggcacagttgcCTAAATATCAGCGTAATCTTCCTCGACCGGGACAAGCTGCCTTGGGTAATCCACCAGTTGGACCAATTGGAGGTATGATGCCACCACAGCCAGGAATTCCTCCACAACAACAAGGAATGAGACCTCCCATGCCGCCTCATG GTCAGTACGGTGCTCATCACCAGGGCATGCCAGGATATCTTCCTGGAGCAATGCCTCCATACGGTCAGGGACCTCCAATGGTGCCCCCTTACCAGAGCGGACCTCCTCGTCCTCCGATGGGAATGAGACCTCCTGTCATGTCGCAAGGTGGCCGCTACTGA
- the ZNF207 gene encoding BUB3-interacting and GLEBS motif-containing protein ZNF207 isoform X1, giving the protein MGRKKKKQLKPWCWYCNRDFDDEKILIQHQKAKHFKCHICHKKLYTGPGLAIHCMQVHKETIDAVPNAIPGRTDIELEIYGMEGIPEKDMEERRRLLEQKTQAESQKKKQQDDSDEYEDDESAASTSFQPQQVQPQQGYIPPMAQPGLPPVPGAPGMPPGIPPLMAGVPPMMPGMPPVMPGMPPGLHQQRKYMQSFCGGNMMMPMGGMMPPGPGIPPLMPGMPPGMPPPVGPRPGMPPMTQAQPVTAPGILNRPPAPAAAAPTPQPPVTKPLFPSAGQMGTPVTSSSTASSNSESLSASSNALFPSTAQAAAAVPGPVGTDFKPLNSTPATTTEPPKPTFPAYTQSTASTTSTTNSTAAKPATSITSKPATLTTTSATSKLIHPDEDISLEERRAQLPKYQRNLPRPGQAALGNPPVGPIGGMMPPQPGIPPQQQGMRPPMPPHGQYGAHHQGMPGYLPGAMPPYGQGPPMVPPYQSGPPRPPMGMRPPVMSQGGRY; this is encoded by the exons ATGGGCCGtaagaagaagaagcagctgaagccTTGGTGCTG GTATTGTAACAGGGATTTTGATGATGAAAAAATCCTTATACAgcatcaaaaagcaaagcactttAAATGCCACATATGTCATAAGAAACTGTATACAGGACCTGGTTTGGCGATACATTGCATGCAG gTACATAAAGAAACAATAGATGCTGTTCCAAATGCTATTCCTGGAAGAACAGACATTGAACTGGAAATCTATGGCATGGAGGGCATTCCAGAAAAAGATATGGAGGAACGGAGGAGGTTACTTGAACAAAAAACTCAGG CAGAGagccagaaaaagaaacaacaggaTGATTCTGATGAGTATGAAGATgatgaatctgcagcttcaacTTCATTTCAACCCCAACAAGTTCAGCCACAGCAGGGGTACATCCCCCCAATGGCGCAGCCAGGTTTGCCCCCTGTGCCAGGAGCACCAGGGATGCCTCCAG GTATCCCGCCATTAATGGCAGGTGTTCCACCTATGATGCCTGGAATGCCTCCAGTTATGCCTGGAATGCCACCTGG ATTACATCAGCAGAGAAAATACATGCAGTCATTTTGTGGTGGAAACAT GATGATGCCAATGGGTGGAATGATGCCTCCTGGACCAGGAATACCACCACTTATGCCTGGTATGCCTCCAG GTATGCCACCGCCTGTTGGGCCCCGTCCTGGGATGCCTCCAATGACACAAGCGCAGCCTGTTACAGCACCAGGCATTCTGAACAGGCCTccggctcctgctgctgcagcacctaCTCCCCAGCCTCCAGTTACTAAACCACTCTTCCCGAGTGCGGGGCAG ATGGGGACACCTGTCACAAGCTCAAGTACAGCTTCCTCCAATTCAGAAAGTCTGTCAGCATCTTCTAACGCTCTGTTTCCTAGCACAGCACAA gctgcagcagctgttCCAGGTCCGGTTGGTACTGATTTCAAACCTCTTAATTCTACACCTGCAACAACAacagaacccccaaaaccaacatTCCCTGCTTACACACAGTCAACAGCTTCAACCACTAGCACAACAAACAGTACTGCAGCTAAACCAGCTACTTCTATAACAAGTAAGCCTGCTACCCTCACAACCACCAGTGCAACCAGTAAGTTGATCCATCCAGATGAGGATATATCACTG GAAgagagaagggcacagttgcCTAAATATCAGCGTAATCTTCCTCGACCGGGACAAGCTGCCTTGGGTAATCCACCAGTTGGACCAATTGGAGGTATGATGCCACCACAGCCAGGAATTCCTCCACAACAACAAGGAATGAGACCTCCCATGCCGCCTCATG GTCAGTACGGTGCTCATCACCAGGGCATGCCAGGATATCTTCCTGGAGCAATGCCTCCATACGGTCAGGGACCTCCAATGGTGCCCCCTTACCAGAGCGGACCTCCTCGTCCTCCGATGGGAATGAGACCTCCTGTCATGTCGCAAGGTGGCCGCTACTGA
- the ZNF207 gene encoding BUB3-interacting and GLEBS motif-containing protein ZNF207 isoform X7 — protein sequence MGRKKKKQLKPWCWYCNRDFDDEKILIQHQKAKHFKCHICHKKLYTGPGLAIHCMQVHKETIDAVPNAIPGRTDIELEIYGMEGIPEKDMEERRRLLEQKTQAESQKKKQQDDSDEYEDDESAASTSFQPQQVQPQQGYIPPMAQPGLPPVPGAPGMPPGIPPLMAGVPPMMPGMPPVMPGMPPGMMPMGGMMPPGPGIPPLMPGMPPGMPPPVGPRPGMPPMTQAQPVTAPGILNRPPAPAAAAPTPQPPVTKPLFPSAGQAAAAVPGPVGTDFKPLNSTPATTTEPPKPTFPAYTQSTASTTSTTNSTAAKPATSITSKPATLTTTSATSKLIHPDEDISLEERRAQLPKYQRNLPRPGQAALGNPPVGPIGGMMPPQPGIPPQQQGMRPPMPPHGQYGAHHQGMPGYLPGAMPPYGQGPPMVPPYQSGPPRPPMGMRPPVMSQGGRY from the exons ATGGGCCGtaagaagaagaagcagctgaagccTTGGTGCTG GTATTGTAACAGGGATTTTGATGATGAAAAAATCCTTATACAgcatcaaaaagcaaagcactttAAATGCCACATATGTCATAAGAAACTGTATACAGGACCTGGTTTGGCGATACATTGCATGCAG gTACATAAAGAAACAATAGATGCTGTTCCAAATGCTATTCCTGGAAGAACAGACATTGAACTGGAAATCTATGGCATGGAGGGCATTCCAGAAAAAGATATGGAGGAACGGAGGAGGTTACTTGAACAAAAAACTCAGG CAGAGagccagaaaaagaaacaacaggaTGATTCTGATGAGTATGAAGATgatgaatctgcagcttcaacTTCATTTCAACCCCAACAAGTTCAGCCACAGCAGGGGTACATCCCCCCAATGGCGCAGCCAGGTTTGCCCCCTGTGCCAGGAGCACCAGGGATGCCTCCAG GTATCCCGCCATTAATGGCAGGTGTTCCACCTATGATGCCTGGAATGCCTCCAGTTATGCCTGGAATGCCACCTGG GATGATGCCAATGGGTGGAATGATGCCTCCTGGACCAGGAATACCACCACTTATGCCTGGTATGCCTCCAG GTATGCCACCGCCTGTTGGGCCCCGTCCTGGGATGCCTCCAATGACACAAGCGCAGCCTGTTACAGCACCAGGCATTCTGAACAGGCCTccggctcctgctgctgcagcacctaCTCCCCAGCCTCCAGTTACTAAACCACTCTTCCCGAGTGCGGGGCAG gctgcagcagctgttCCAGGTCCGGTTGGTACTGATTTCAAACCTCTTAATTCTACACCTGCAACAACAacagaacccccaaaaccaacatTCCCTGCTTACACACAGTCAACAGCTTCAACCACTAGCACAACAAACAGTACTGCAGCTAAACCAGCTACTTCTATAACAAGTAAGCCTGCTACCCTCACAACCACCAGTGCAACCAGTAAGTTGATCCATCCAGATGAGGATATATCACTG GAAgagagaagggcacagttgcCTAAATATCAGCGTAATCTTCCTCGACCGGGACAAGCTGCCTTGGGTAATCCACCAGTTGGACCAATTGGAGGTATGATGCCACCACAGCCAGGAATTCCTCCACAACAACAAGGAATGAGACCTCCCATGCCGCCTCATG GTCAGTACGGTGCTCATCACCAGGGCATGCCAGGATATCTTCCTGGAGCAATGCCTCCATACGGTCAGGGACCTCCAATGGTGCCCCCTTACCAGAGCGGACCTCCTCGTCCTCCGATGGGAATGAGACCTCCTGTCATGTCGCAAGGTGGCCGCTACTGA
- the ZNF207 gene encoding BUB3-interacting and GLEBS motif-containing protein ZNF207 isoform X6, whose product MGRKKKKQLKPWCWYCNRDFDDEKILIQHQKAKHFKCHICHKKLYTGPGLAIHCMQVHKETIDAVPNAIPGRTDIELEIYGMEGIPEKDMEERRRLLEQKTQESQKKKQQDDSDEYEDDESAASTSFQPQQVQPQQGYIPPMAQPGLPPVPGAPGMPPGIPPLMAGVPPMMPGMPPVMPGMPPGLHQQRKYMQSFCGGNMMMPMGGMMPPGPGIPPLMPGMPPGMPPPVGPRPGMPPMTQAQPVTAPGILNRPPAPAAAAPTPQPPVTKPLFPSAGQAAAAVPGPVGTDFKPLNSTPATTTEPPKPTFPAYTQSTASTTSTTNSTAAKPATSITSKPATLTTTSATSKLIHPDEDISLEERRAQLPKYQRNLPRPGQAALGNPPVGPIGGMMPPQPGIPPQQQGMRPPMPPHGQYGAHHQGMPGYLPGAMPPYGQGPPMVPPYQSGPPRPPMGMRPPVMSQGGRY is encoded by the exons ATGGGCCGtaagaagaagaagcagctgaagccTTGGTGCTG GTATTGTAACAGGGATTTTGATGATGAAAAAATCCTTATACAgcatcaaaaagcaaagcactttAAATGCCACATATGTCATAAGAAACTGTATACAGGACCTGGTTTGGCGATACATTGCATGCAG gTACATAAAGAAACAATAGATGCTGTTCCAAATGCTATTCCTGGAAGAACAGACATTGAACTGGAAATCTATGGCATGGAGGGCATTCCAGAAAAAGATATGGAGGAACGGAGGAGGTTACTTGAACAAAAAACTCAGG AGagccagaaaaagaaacaacaggaTGATTCTGATGAGTATGAAGATgatgaatctgcagcttcaacTTCATTTCAACCCCAACAAGTTCAGCCACAGCAGGGGTACATCCCCCCAATGGCGCAGCCAGGTTTGCCCCCTGTGCCAGGAGCACCAGGGATGCCTCCAG GTATCCCGCCATTAATGGCAGGTGTTCCACCTATGATGCCTGGAATGCCTCCAGTTATGCCTGGAATGCCACCTGG ATTACATCAGCAGAGAAAATACATGCAGTCATTTTGTGGTGGAAACAT GATGATGCCAATGGGTGGAATGATGCCTCCTGGACCAGGAATACCACCACTTATGCCTGGTATGCCTCCAG GTATGCCACCGCCTGTTGGGCCCCGTCCTGGGATGCCTCCAATGACACAAGCGCAGCCTGTTACAGCACCAGGCATTCTGAACAGGCCTccggctcctgctgctgcagcacctaCTCCCCAGCCTCCAGTTACTAAACCACTCTTCCCGAGTGCGGGGCAG gctgcagcagctgttCCAGGTCCGGTTGGTACTGATTTCAAACCTCTTAATTCTACACCTGCAACAACAacagaacccccaaaaccaacatTCCCTGCTTACACACAGTCAACAGCTTCAACCACTAGCACAACAAACAGTACTGCAGCTAAACCAGCTACTTCTATAACAAGTAAGCCTGCTACCCTCACAACCACCAGTGCAACCAGTAAGTTGATCCATCCAGATGAGGATATATCACTG GAAgagagaagggcacagttgcCTAAATATCAGCGTAATCTTCCTCGACCGGGACAAGCTGCCTTGGGTAATCCACCAGTTGGACCAATTGGAGGTATGATGCCACCACAGCCAGGAATTCCTCCACAACAACAAGGAATGAGACCTCCCATGCCGCCTCATG GTCAGTACGGTGCTCATCACCAGGGCATGCCAGGATATCTTCCTGGAGCAATGCCTCCATACGGTCAGGGACCTCCAATGGTGCCCCCTTACCAGAGCGGACCTCCTCGTCCTCCGATGGGAATGAGACCTCCTGTCATGTCGCAAGGTGGCCGCTACTGA
- the ZNF207 gene encoding BUB3-interacting and GLEBS motif-containing protein ZNF207 isoform X4, with protein MGRKKKKQLKPWCWYCNRDFDDEKILIQHQKAKHFKCHICHKKLYTGPGLAIHCMQVHKETIDAVPNAIPGRTDIELEIYGMEGIPEKDMEERRRLLEQKTQESQKKKQQDDSDEYEDDESAASTSFQPQQVQPQQGYIPPMAQPGLPPVPGAPGMPPGIPPLMAGVPPMMPGMPPVMPGMPPGMMPMGGMMPPGPGIPPLMPGMPPGMPPPVGPRPGMPPMTQAQPVTAPGILNRPPAPAAAAPTPQPPVTKPLFPSAGQMGTPVTSSSTASSNSESLSASSNALFPSTAQAAAAVPGPVGTDFKPLNSTPATTTEPPKPTFPAYTQSTASTTSTTNSTAAKPATSITSKPATLTTTSATSKLIHPDEDISLEERRAQLPKYQRNLPRPGQAALGNPPVGPIGGMMPPQPGIPPQQQGMRPPMPPHGQYGAHHQGMPGYLPGAMPPYGQGPPMVPPYQSGPPRPPMGMRPPVMSQGGRY; from the exons ATGGGCCGtaagaagaagaagcagctgaagccTTGGTGCTG GTATTGTAACAGGGATTTTGATGATGAAAAAATCCTTATACAgcatcaaaaagcaaagcactttAAATGCCACATATGTCATAAGAAACTGTATACAGGACCTGGTTTGGCGATACATTGCATGCAG gTACATAAAGAAACAATAGATGCTGTTCCAAATGCTATTCCTGGAAGAACAGACATTGAACTGGAAATCTATGGCATGGAGGGCATTCCAGAAAAAGATATGGAGGAACGGAGGAGGTTACTTGAACAAAAAACTCAGG AGagccagaaaaagaaacaacaggaTGATTCTGATGAGTATGAAGATgatgaatctgcagcttcaacTTCATTTCAACCCCAACAAGTTCAGCCACAGCAGGGGTACATCCCCCCAATGGCGCAGCCAGGTTTGCCCCCTGTGCCAGGAGCACCAGGGATGCCTCCAG GTATCCCGCCATTAATGGCAGGTGTTCCACCTATGATGCCTGGAATGCCTCCAGTTATGCCTGGAATGCCACCTGG GATGATGCCAATGGGTGGAATGATGCCTCCTGGACCAGGAATACCACCACTTATGCCTGGTATGCCTCCAG GTATGCCACCGCCTGTTGGGCCCCGTCCTGGGATGCCTCCAATGACACAAGCGCAGCCTGTTACAGCACCAGGCATTCTGAACAGGCCTccggctcctgctgctgcagcacctaCTCCCCAGCCTCCAGTTACTAAACCACTCTTCCCGAGTGCGGGGCAG ATGGGGACACCTGTCACAAGCTCAAGTACAGCTTCCTCCAATTCAGAAAGTCTGTCAGCATCTTCTAACGCTCTGTTTCCTAGCACAGCACAA gctgcagcagctgttCCAGGTCCGGTTGGTACTGATTTCAAACCTCTTAATTCTACACCTGCAACAACAacagaacccccaaaaccaacatTCCCTGCTTACACACAGTCAACAGCTTCAACCACTAGCACAACAAACAGTACTGCAGCTAAACCAGCTACTTCTATAACAAGTAAGCCTGCTACCCTCACAACCACCAGTGCAACCAGTAAGTTGATCCATCCAGATGAGGATATATCACTG GAAgagagaagggcacagttgcCTAAATATCAGCGTAATCTTCCTCGACCGGGACAAGCTGCCTTGGGTAATCCACCAGTTGGACCAATTGGAGGTATGATGCCACCACAGCCAGGAATTCCTCCACAACAACAAGGAATGAGACCTCCCATGCCGCCTCATG GTCAGTACGGTGCTCATCACCAGGGCATGCCAGGATATCTTCCTGGAGCAATGCCTCCATACGGTCAGGGACCTCCAATGGTGCCCCCTTACCAGAGCGGACCTCCTCGTCCTCCGATGGGAATGAGACCTCCTGTCATGTCGCAAGGTGGCCGCTACTGA